The Eriocheir sinensis breed Jianghai 21 chromosome 24, ASM2467909v1, whole genome shotgun sequence genome contains a region encoding:
- the LOC127003089 gene encoding translation initiation factor IF-2-like has translation MPGTGNPVGGAHPRNPVGGAHPRNPVGGAHPRNPVGGAHPQESRGRGTPPGIPWAGHTPRNPVGGAHPQESRGRGTPQESRGRGTPQESRGRGTPQESRGRGTPQESRGRGTPQESRGRGPPQESRGRGTPQESPTQS, from the exons GAATCCCGTGGGCGGGGCACACCCCAGGAATCCCGTGGGCGGGGCACACCCCAGGAATCCCGTGGGCGGGGCACACCCCAGGAATCCCGTGGGCGGGGCACACCCCCAGGAATCCCGTGGGCGGGGCACACCCCCAGGAATCCCGTGGGCGGGGCACACCCCCAGGAATCCCGTGGGCGGGGCACACCCCCAGGAATCCCGTGGGCGGGGCACACCCCAGGAATCCCGTGGGCGGGGCACACCCCAGGAATCCCGTGGGCGGGGCACACCCCAGGAATCCCGTGGGCGGGGCACACCCCAGGAATCCCGTGGGCGGGGCACACCCCAGGAATCCCGTGGGCGGGGCCCACCCCAGGAATCCCGTGGGCGGGGCACACCCCAGGAATCCC CGACACAGTCATAG